A segment of the Aureliella helgolandensis genome:
TGTCCCTCGTTCCTAGTCCAGCAGGTAGTTGTTATGCCGCATGTTCGCTTACTCGGGCTGATCCTGTTCATCACCACAGTTTTCCTCGCCCTAGCTGCGGCAGCTACCAAGACGACTTCGATCAAGTTCAAGCGACGCGATAGCGCTAAGATATTGAATACGCCCGCTCCCGCGCAGGCGGGCGAACTGCCGACCGGCCCTGTCCTGCCATTGCCCAGTGATGGCGCGGCTGCGAATCCGAAGGTTGAGCCAGCGGTGGAGTTCGTTTCGGTACCGATTGTTTGGCCGCTGATGATCACCGGTGCGCTGGGGATGTTGATCTGGTTTGTGCCAGCTCCGTTGAGTGCGCTGAGTTCTACGTCCTCAAAATCCAAGCGGAGGAAATCCAGGTCCCGTCGGTCGAAGACGCGGCAGCGAAGTCGTCGTTAGCGCATTGTGGATTGAGCTGTTCCTCCTGCTTGACCGCTGGATGAAATGAGCACGGTTTCCGTTTTATTGCGAAGTCGGCACTCCCAATCACTCTGTAGCGGCGCCCACTCTGCCTTGCGCACGCCGCAGGTTACTATTTCAATAAGCCGCTCGCGCGGCGTTCCCCGCGGTTCCATGCATAGCGCAGCGTCTTAATTCTCCCTTGATTCCCAAGCCGAATTCGCAGGCTACGCTTCAGCTACCCGCCCGTGGATTACCAAGCACCTAGCTAATTCGAGTTGAAAGATGCTGTCCCAATGAAGCTCCCCAATTTATCCGCGCCCGCGCTGGCTCCCAGCTGTGATACTCCTGAGATGCGCATCGCAATTGCAGCTGCTGCGGCTGGCGCGGCTGTGATTGTCGACTACTTTGAGCGTGGCGCGGAGATGCGTTGGAAGGACGACGACGCCACTTACAATTTGGTCAGCGATGCCGATATTCAGTCGGAGCAGGCGATCGCTCAGGTCATTCAGTCGGCCGCGCCCGGCCATGCTATCTTGGGAGAAGAGGAGCAAAGCGGCTCCACCGCAGCCGAACACTTGTGGGTCGTTGATCCGCTCGATGGCACCAATAACTTTGCGCATCGCATTCCTCATTTCGCGATCTCCGTGGCCTATTACCATCGAGGAGTTGCTAAGTGTGGTGTGGTGGTCAATCCAGTTCGATCGGATTGGTATCTGGCTGTCTCCGGAGGTGGCGCGTTCCACAATGGGCAACGGATGCAAGTTAGCCCCGATACTCGGTTGGACCAATCGATGATTGGGTGTGGGTTTTACTACGACCGTGGCACGATGATGGAGTCGACACTAGCCGCGATTCATGAATTTTTTAAACAGAACATTCATGGAATTCGGCGGTTTGGCGCCGCTGCCTTGGACTTGTGCCAAGTGGCGGATGGGTTGTACGGAGTTTTCTTCGAA
Coding sequences within it:
- a CDS encoding inositol monophosphatase family protein, with amino-acid sequence MKLPNLSAPALAPSCDTPEMRIAIAAAAAGAAVIVDYFERGAEMRWKDDDATYNLVSDADIQSEQAIAQVIQSAAPGHAILGEEEQSGSTAAEHLWVVDPLDGTNNFAHRIPHFAISVAYYHRGVAKCGVVVNPVRSDWYLAVSGGGAFHNGQRMQVSPDTRLDQSMIGCGFYYDRGTMMESTLAAIHEFFKQNIHGIRRFGAAALDLCQVADGLYGVFFEYQLAAWDFAAGRLILEEAGGTMTTGRGDELPLATSSVLASNGELHSAALSIVGKFHPV